GAAAGCTACCCGAAGGATCTCCGCGTCGTGGTGTTCGGCACCGGCGGGCTGTCGCATCAGCTCGACGGCGAGCGCGCCGGCTTCATCAACAAGAAGTTCGACCTCTACTGCCTCGACAACATCGTGCGCGATCCCGAGGCGTTGGCCAAATTGTCGGTGATCGATCTGGTGCGCGAGGCGGGAGCGCAAGGTGTCGAATTCCTGAACTGGATTGCGATGCGCGGGGCGCTGCTGGGCAATGTGAGCCAGATCCATCGCAACTATCACATCCCGATATCCAACACCGCCGGCGCCACTCTGGTGCTCGAGAACCGCGCCGCTGCGCAAAGCCAGGCGGCCTGACACCTGCGACCTGCAACAGGAAGTTCTATCATGAAGATATGCGTCGCCGGTGAAGGCGCCTTCGGCAACAAGCATCTGGACGCCCTCGCCAAAATCGACGGCGTCGAGGTTGCATCTCTGGTCGGGGGCGTGGCGCCGGCGACCGAAGAGGTGGCGAAGAAGTACAACATTCCGCACTGGACGCTCGATCTCGCCGAAGGCATGGCGCAGCCGGGCATCGAAGCCGTCATCCTGACGACGCCGACGCCGATCCACGCGCGACAGGCCGAGCAGGCGATGCGCGCCGGCAAGCATGTGCTGGTCGAAATTCCGATGGCCGACAACATCGCCGACGCCGAGCGGCTGGTGAAGCTGCAAAAAGAAACCGGCCTCGTGGCCATGGTTGGCCATGTGCGACGTTTCAATCCGAGCCATCAATGGGTACATCGGAAGATGGCGGCCGGGGAGCTGAAGCTGCAGCAGTTCAACGCCACGACTTATTTCTTCCGCCGCACCAACCTCAATGCGCTCGGCCAGCCGCGCAGCTGGACCGATCATCTGCTGTGGCATCACGCCTGCCACGCGGTCGATCTGTTCCTGTGGCAGACCGGCGAGGTGCCGGTCGAAGCACAGGCCGTGCAGGGCCCGCTTCATCCCGAGCTCGGCATCGCCATGGACATGGGGCTCCAGCTCAAGTCGGCGTCGGGCGCGATCTTCACGCTGTCGCTGTCGTTCAACAATAACGGGCCGCTCGGCTCCTTCTATCGCTATATTTGCGATAACGGCACCTACATCGCCCGTTATGACGAACTGGTCGATGGTTACGAGAAGCCCGTCGATCTGTCCGGCATCGGCGTCTCGCTCAACGGTGTCGAACTGGAAGATCGCGAATTCATTGCCGCGATCCGCGAAAAACGCGAGCCGGAATCGTCGGTGGCCAAATGCCTGCCGACCATGCGTGTGCTAGACCGGCTGGAGCGGCAGCTTACCGGGGCGCACGCGGCCGCGGCGGAGTGACGGGCGAACCGCGGCGACGCCGTATCGAAGAGTCAGAAAATAGTCCTTGACTCTTATTCCTAGGACATTATAGGCTTCCTCCGTCCTTTCCGGCCGGGGGCGCTGTCATGAGGCGTCGTTTCAGTGGGAGCAGGGCGCGGTGCCCGCGGGCTTGAGGAAACGCACCTCAGGCGCTCAGGCGCTCAGGCGCTCGGGCGGCGACGGGGCACGCGCAAACAAGTTTACGCAGTTTGCGCAAAAGCAAACTGCTATGCCGGAGGCACTATGACCTCCCGCGAGGAACTCGCTGATGGTGAGCGCTACCCGCGAAAGCGGATCAGCCGCCAGAAGCGCGGCCCGTCATCGTAACGACACCGCGATGGAGCGCCGCGGGGCGCAGGTTCTCCGCGTTATGGAGAACCGCGCACCGCAAGGTGCGAAATCGAAAGAGCGCCTCGCGGCGCTCCATCCCCTCGGCTTGTCCGAGGGAGGGAAGGGAAGGCGGGCCGCCCCGGGCCTTCAAAGAACAGGGGCGATGCCGCGCGTCTGCTGTTTGAATATTGAATCGGCGAAACACGACAGCGCGGCTTGCGCGCTTGCGGTCGTCTCTGCGCGCCATGAATGCGAGCCGCTCAAACTGATGCACGTCCTGTTCGTTCTTCAGCAGCGCGCCGTGCAGTGGCGGGATCAGTTTCTTCGGATCGCGCTCGCGCGTCGCCTCGATTAAGGCCGATACTCGAAGATGTCGCCGGGCTGGCAATCGAGCACGGCGCAGATGCGCGCGAGCGTATCAAAGCGGACGCCTTTGACTTTCCCGGACTTCAACAGAGAGACATTTTGCTCTGTGATGCCGATGCGCTCGGCGAGTTCCTTCGAGCGCATCTTGCGACGCGCCAGCATGACATCGAGATTGACCACGATCGGCATGGCGCGCCTCAGATGAACCCGGCGTTTTCCTCGGCGAGGCGGGCCGCCTCGCGCATGACCGCGGCGACCGCGACCAGTACGCCGCCCACGATCAGCGCCAGATAGTCGTTGATCGACAAGGTAAGCACCAAGAAGCGTTGGCCTGGCGGATTGGCGAGCGACAGCGCCATGGCGAGCGCGGTGGCGGTCAGCGGGCCGAGCGGCGCCTGCGCCAGCACTGCAACACCGAACAGTTGCAGCCGCCGCGCCGCGCCGACGGTGAAAGCGCGGCCCGCCGCGAAGTCGCGAAACAACGCGCGTACGTGCCACAGCCCCCACACCATCACGCCGATGGGCACGACCATGATGGCGGCTACTGCGATCACCTGATTGGGGCCGAGCGGCAGCGTCGCGCCGATCTCGCCGAGCCGCGCCAGCAGCAGATTGCGGGTCCAACTCGGAATGACGAAAACGAACGCCATCAGCACGACGATCAGCACAATGCCGGCCGTCGTCAGCCAGGCCATGGTGCCCGACAGGCGGATGAGCTTTTCCGTATGGGACGGCGCGAGGGACACAGACACTGTAAGCCTCATGGCTTGATTTCGATATTTAATTATCGTATAACGATAATATATTAGTGTCAAGAGAGGTCTTCTTCATGCGTTGCCTTGTCCTTCGCCGCCCTGCGGCCGCACTCGCCCTGGTCGCAGCCGTTGTGCTCGCCGGCTGCGGCCACATGCCGGTGACCTCCATGGTCAAGCTCTCGCAAATCGACTTCCAGACGACCGATCCGGAGAAGCTGCGGGTCGCGGTCAAGCTGCCACGCGCGCTGAAGGCGCGTGCCGACGGCACCGTCATGCGGATCGTCGTGAAGCTTACGAATGGCGACGAAGAAGCACGCGATTTTGCCTTGTCGGCCGCAACCGACGATGAGGTCGCGGCGCTTGCCACCGAGGGCGACGCGGGATCGGAGATGTTCGCTTTCGCCATCGCCAAGAACGACATCGCCCAGCTTCGCATTTTCCGAACCGGGCTCCTACAGAGGAAGAAGAGCGGGTCGGGCGGATCGCTGACGATCTCGGTGCGTCCGAACGTCTGCCGCAATGAGTCGCTGGCGGGCGGACCGGTGTTGTTCACGACCTATCTCAAGACCGCCGAGACCGACAGCTACGTGCCGCTGGCGCGCGATGTCGATCTGAGGACATTCGATACGAATCGCGATCTCGCGGCGCTGATCCCGGCGTGCGAAAAGATTTAGCGTCCCTCGCGCCTCGTCATAAACGCAAGCCGCTCGAACAAATGCACATCCTGTTCGTTCTTCAGGAGCGCGCCGTGCAGGGGCGGGATCAGCTTCTTCGGATCGCGCTCGCGCAAGGTCTCCGGGCCGATATCCTCGACCATCAGCAGCTTGAGCCAGTCGAGCAGTTCCGAGGTCGACGGCTTCTTCTTGATGCCGGGCACGTCGCGGATGTCATAGAACAGCTTCAGCGCCTCGCTCACCAGCCGTTGCTTGATGCCGGGATAATGCACCTCGACAATGGCCGCCATCGTCTCCGGATCGGGAAAGCGGATGTAGTGGAAGAAACAGCGGCGCAGGAAGGCGTCCGGCAGTTCCTTCTCGTTGTTCGAAGTGATGATGACGATCGGGCGGCGACGCGCCTTCACGGTCTCGCCGGTCTCGTAGACGTAGAACTCCATGCGGTCGAGTTCGAGCAGCAGGTCGTTCGGGAACTCAATGTCGGCCTTGTCGATCTCGTCGATCAGCAGGACAGGGCGCTCATCGGACGCGAAGGCATCCCACAGTTTGCCGCGCTTGATGTAGTTGCGGATGTCCTTGACGCGCTCGTCGCCGAGCTGGCTGTCGCGCAGGCGCGAGACGGCGTCGTATTCATAGAGGCCCTGCTGCGCCTTGGTGGTCGATTTGACGTGCCACTCCAGCATCGGCGCGCCGAGCGCCTTGGCAACCTCGATGGCCAGCACCGATTTGCCGGTGCCGGGCTCGCCCTTGACCAGCAGCGGGCGCTCCAGCGCGATCGCGGCATTCACCGCCACTTTCAGGTCGTCGGTCGCCACATAGGCGGAAGTGCCTTCAAAACGCATGGATTTCCTCGTCTTTGCAACGCGACACTAGGCATGGCGACGGGCGCGGGCAAGCCGATTTGCCGGGCAGGGCAGGATCGTCTGACGCAGCCGTGATGGCCGGGTGATGGCGCGTGGAATGGCAGACGGGATAAAATTGACTATGTATCGGTGCGGAAAGTTCATCCGAGGATAGGTTCGACAATGACAACAACAACCGAGAACACCATCGACTTCAAATCCCTTTCCGATGCCGAGTGGAGGAAGCGTCTCACGCCCGACCAGTATCGGGTGCTGCGCCAGCATGGCACCGAGCGCCCCGGCTCCTGCGCCCTCAATCACGAAAAGCGCGCCGGCACCTTCGTCTGTGCGGGATGCGGGCAGCCGCTGTTCAAGTCCCACGAGAAGTTCGAGAGCGGCACCGGCTGGCCGAGCTTCACCGATCCGCTGCCCGGCTCCGTCGAGACCAAGGACGACTACTCGCACCTGATGCATCGTACCGAGGTGCATTGCAGCCGCTGTCTCGGCCATCTCGGCCACGTCTTTCCGGACGGGCCGCCGCCGAGCGGGCTGCGCTACTGCATGAATGGCGTCGCGATGGATTTCAAACCGGCCGGCGAACAGGGCTCCTGACAGGCGCGGCAGGCGCTCTCCGACCAGACACTATCCAAGAGGGCGACCCGCCCCCGGCCGCCGCCGGGTGGGACTTTCTGATACGGACAAGTCCACCATTCCAGGCGGAAAATTTTGCCGGAACCGGCAAAACAGGCCGCCTCGGCAGGGCGTCAATTCATAATATCTATCTGATAGATATAGATTTTTTCCTTGGCATGGCGATTGCCAAGTCCTTCCCGAGATCGTGTGCGCTAGGGCCCGGAGCGGGCGGCGGCACGACCGTGGAGAAGGACAGTCATGGGTATCTTCGGCGCACTCACCACCGCTGTGACGGGCATGCAGGCTCAGGCCTTCGCCCTCCAGAACGTCTCGGGCAACATCGCCAACTCGCAGACCACGGCGTTCAAGCGAACCGACACCAGTTTCGCCGACCTGCTGCAGGATAACATCCCGTCGAAGCAGATCGCCGGCAACACAGTCGCCCAATCGCGCCAGACCAACACGGTGCAGGGCGACGTGCAGAACGCCTCGGTGCCGACCTTCATGGCTATCAATGGCGGCGGCTTCTTCGTCGTGCAAAAGCCCGACAGCTTCGCCGACGGCCGCCCGAACTTCTCCGGCGTCGATCTCTACACCCGCCGCGGTGACTTCACGCTCGACCAGAACGGCTATCTGGTGAACGGCGCCGGCTATTATCTGATGGGCATCCCGGTCGATGCGACCACCGGCAACC
The Pseudolabrys sp. FHR47 genome window above contains:
- a CDS encoding Gfo/Idh/MocA family oxidoreductase, with amino-acid sequence MKICVAGEGAFGNKHLDALAKIDGVEVASLVGGVAPATEEVAKKYNIPHWTLDLAEGMAQPGIEAVILTTPTPIHARQAEQAMRAGKHVLVEIPMADNIADAERLVKLQKETGLVAMVGHVRRFNPSHQWVHRKMAAGELKLQQFNATTYFFRRTNLNALGQPRSWTDHLLWHHACHAVDLFLWQTGEVPVEAQAVQGPLHPELGIAMDMGLQLKSASGAIFTLSLSFNNNGPLGSFYRYICDNGTYIARYDELVDGYEKPVDLSGIGVSLNGVELEDREFIAAIREKREPESSVAKCLPTMRVLDRLERQLTGAHAAAAE
- a CDS encoding helix-turn-helix transcriptional regulator; amino-acid sequence: MPIVVNLDVMLARRKMRSKELAERIGITEQNVSLLKSGKVKGVRFDTLARICAVLDCQPGDIFEYRP
- a CDS encoding DUF2975 domain-containing protein gives rise to the protein MSVSLAPSHTEKLIRLSGTMAWLTTAGIVLIVVLMAFVFVIPSWTRNLLLARLGEIGATLPLGPNQVIAVAAIMVVPIGVMVWGLWHVRALFRDFAAGRAFTVGAARRLQLFGVAVLAQAPLGPLTATALAMALSLANPPGQRFLVLTLSINDYLALIVGGVLVAVAAVMREAARLAEENAGFI
- a CDS encoding MoxR family ATPase, with product MRFEGTSAYVATDDLKVAVNAAIALERPLLVKGEPGTGKSVLAIEVAKALGAPMLEWHVKSTTKAQQGLYEYDAVSRLRDSQLGDERVKDIRNYIKRGKLWDAFASDERPVLLIDEIDKADIEFPNDLLLELDRMEFYVYETGETVKARRRPIVIITSNNEKELPDAFLRRCFFHYIRFPDPETMAAIVEVHYPGIKQRLVSEALKLFYDIRDVPGIKKKPSTSELLDWLKLLMVEDIGPETLRERDPKKLIPPLHGALLKNEQDVHLFERLAFMTRREGR
- the msrB gene encoding peptide-methionine (R)-S-oxide reductase MsrB, whose amino-acid sequence is MTTTTENTIDFKSLSDAEWRKRLTPDQYRVLRQHGTERPGSCALNHEKRAGTFVCAGCGQPLFKSHEKFESGTGWPSFTDPLPGSVETKDDYSHLMHRTEVHCSRCLGHLGHVFPDGPPPSGLRYCMNGVAMDFKPAGEQGS